GGCGGTTGGGAACGGCGGGATGGGTGCGGCCGGCCGGATGGGGAGGCTGGAGGGGTATGGGGATGGTTGTCGCCGGCGGCCGGTGGAGTTGGGACGATGGATGGGGACAACTGAGGCGGCGAGACGGGGGAAGTTGTGGCTGCGGGAGCGGGATGGATGGGGCGACGGGAGCGGGGTGGATGGGACGACGGGAGTGGGATGAAAATTTATacgtaattttcaaaaatatggCAATTAGGTTATTctttatcagacaagtaagtactccctccgtcccaaaattcttgtcttaaatttatttaaatataaatgtatctagtcacgttttagtatttagatacattcatttctggaCAAGCTTAAGACAAGAATTTCGGGACGGAAggagtacttactaatatgacaagtaagtgcaacaaatgtggtaagtacgagcAAATTTTTTTTTATCGAAACATGtcgatatgggatctagttttgaagatttcgtcgaaacaaagtcaacggcAAAAACGGATCATCGGttgaattaacggtttaagagataaaagtttttgaattctggtcatagaaacagaatcTAGCGCACGGGAGCACCCCTGTACGCACACTTTTCTTTAAATTTTCTCTATATTTCTTtaggtgggttagatgcatctaatctAACCAAACCGTTGTAACCATGGCCATTGTATCACTCGTGCTTTGAGATTCGTATCGCCACGCGTCGTCCGCAGGAGAGGCCTCTCGCGATGGGCTTCGTACAGTAGGACCGACCTGGATTATTTCCCCCCGGTAAGCCGGTCCTCTTCCAGTCTTCCTCCCTCCCCGCGTCTCCTCCCGGGTCGCATCTGCCATCATCCTCCCCCGACGCGTTCCTCCGGCAGGCGAGCGGCGGCCAGCCCCCACTACCTCGTGCCCCCGCCCCCCACTCCGTCCTCGACCCTGCGGCGGCGCGTCTCAAGGTGGGTTCCTTCTTTCCGTATCTGTTTGCTGCGTGGCAGCTCCCTGATCCAATCGATCCATCAAGGTTCGACTAACTTAACTTCTTCTCGCTCCTCTTCTACCAGGGTCGGCCGGCGTGGAGGATAGGTGCAGGCGCGCGCAGCCCCCGGCTCCAGGTTTCTGCTGATATTCTACTTCCTGTCATACGTGCTCCAGGGCTAGGAGGGCTGTCTCGTGCTCGAAATGGCAGATGGGGACTCGTCCGACTTCACCTTCTGCAAGGCATGATCCTTCCATCTGTTGCTTCTTCATTCAAGcatttatttatgttgttgttcttgtgtatGGAGACGCTGAAATCTGATAGGTCTTGTCTTGCTGGACCTGTGAAATTGCTTGTCTAAAATAAGGGATGTCAAGTTATTTTTGTGTTAGCTGAATTTGTACCAGTGTAGATGCACAGGTGATGTTCGGTAATTCAGATGATAACACAAGGAGCAAAGTGTTTATAGATGAACAGTGTAGTAAATGGAAATTCAACAGGAGAGTAGATAACATAGGAAGTCAAGTCAGCAGAGTATTCAGTCATTCACTCTGTGTGATATCGCTCTTCTTATTTCTCTCCCTGCTTGGTAAGTGCTCATAGTGGGGGCTTGAATGAATTGTACATGTGTTGTATTGTATCCTGTATAATCATCTCCAAACATATGGTTTCCCCAGTCCATTGAGTGTTACTCCCTCTGTTCAAAAATAAGTGACGCTTGTTTTAGTTATTTGAACTAAAACAGCACCACTTATTGCCGAATGGAGGGAATACGTCatttcctgctttggtttgtgatAGGTCCAGTCTGAAGTTTGGGTACCTCAGTGCTTCCAGTCTGGCAGATGTATAATGATTTTACCATCTTTCACCCATCAAGTGCATTTAAGTGACATCTTGTCATTTTTCCCAAGTCATATTTGCCTACCCTAATTATTATATAATGGACATGTTCTGCTTTGAATTATTGAAATGAGTTCCCAGTGGCTTGACTTAGAAATTGGATATGCCAATATATTGTTgcttgtttctattttatttggtaTTCAATGTTTATTTTGCTCTCTAGGTTGATTATGCTGAAAATGATGGTCATTTGGACTCCCCTAATTCCATCCCTGTGGCAAGTATGACACTGGAGGATGTTGACAGTAATGGTGAGACTAAGAATGTTCCGGATGACAAGCAAACAGCCAATCCAGTTACTGTTCAAAAGTCTAGTTCCATATCTAGTCGTGCCAATAGTGTATTGCTTCAAGAAATCAAGATAGAAGAACCAGTTGTACCAAGCAGTAGCGGAGAGTCTGTGCAGCCAAATGTATCAGGTCAACCAAAACCTTCAAAGAAATCTGCTGTACGTGCAAAGGTTCCTTTTGAGAAGGGCTTTAGTCCAATGGACTGGCTTAAACTGACTCGTACACATCCAGATCTGGCAGGTAAGTTATGAAAGAGATTAGCTGGTACTGTTTTCTGATCATCGATGTGTCCTATTTATCTTGGATGGTTTGATGCTACTTCGTAATTAATGATTAATAAAGGAAAAAACAGACTTAGACTGTAATTGTGTGATATAATCCCATACCTGAAGTTATGTTATTGCTTACCAATGACATTTCCTTTGTGCTAGATTGAGATTTATTTTGGGGTTTAGCTGCACTGTGTGGCATTTTCACCGTGTGATATATCTCATGTGAATTAGATTGTTGGAAACTTTGAATTTTACTGCTCAATGTAGTTTTATTCAAGTAAGGTAGGTTAAAGTGTTTCAGTGATTATTTCATTATTTGTTGGTCAAAGTGGGTCCTTAGTTATAGTTTTACACTTTTAATCATGGATATATGAACCAGATTCAGAGTTAGATGGAATGATCTCCTAGAGATTTATTCTTACATAAGTTGGCCCCTTAATTTTGTGGTATAAACAAGACAAGATTGTATATCAGAAAAGGCAGAAATGTTCCATCCTGCGGAAGTACTGGTGATACTGTTTTTGCTTCCTGTGTCATTTAGAAATATGCATTGTTTAACTACAATGTGGTGACATTGAGAAAGACCAGGACTTGTGCTAAATGTGTGTGATGCTGCTTGAAATGATGAATATATAAATGGCAAGCTAAGGGTATTAAAAAACTTAAATGGATGCAATATATCTCGCATGAATTAGATCGTTGCAAACTTTGAATTTTACTGCTCAATGTAGTTTTATTCAAGTTAGGTGAAAGTGTCTCAGTAACTTTTTGTTGGTCGAAGTGGGTCTTTAGTTTATTGGTTTACACTTTTACTCATGGATATATGAACCCAATTCTGAGCTAGGGGAATGGTCTTATTATAGAAATCTATTCTGACATAAGTTGGTCCCTTCATTTTGTGGTATAAACAAGATAAGATTAATACTGTACATCAGAAAAGATAGAAATGTTATCCTGCATAGGTAACTGGCTATACTGTTTTTGCTTCTTGTCTCATTTCTTATTGCATTGTTTAACTACAATATTGGTGTGATGCTCCTTGAAATGATGAACATATAAATGGGCAGCTAAGGATATTAAAGATCTGAATAGGTGCCCAAATCCATATTAGATGCATTTTTTGTTGATGTGAAGTTGTGACTTGTGAACGATAATAACTTGAGTGGGAAATAATGCTGGTTACCGTTGTGCCATATTTAGTTATGTGTATCAGTTCCTGATTTTGTTTTTCTCTGGTTTTTCGGCCCTACTTTCAAGTGTTCTCTTCTCAGTTGGTCATATTTGTGTAGTGATGTTGCTTTTCTTTTCTCTGATGTTCCTCTGTCTGTAGGGCTTAAGGGACAGTCAAACCGGAGGCTAATTTCTTTGGAAGAAGTTAAGCAGCATAAAACTGGAGATTGTATTTGGACAGTTTTGAAAGGCCGTGTGTACAATATTGGTCCCTACATGAAATTTCATCCAGGAGGTAACTTGTGAATTTCAGCCTTGTGCAGGTTTTGGTTCTGTTTGAAGTATCAAACCTAATATCCAGTCCTTACTGTTTTTTGCTGGCTGTGAATTTTATTGTGTATTTGCAGGAGTTGATATGCTTAGGAAAGGTGCTGGAAAAGACTGCACTGCTTTGTTCAGTATCCTTTTGATAGTATTATTATTGACGTCATAGTTAAATTGAAAATAGATTGCCGCTTTTTGTAGATTGATGCAAGAACATAACATGCTTTAACATATAAGTAATAGCAACACACAGCGAACTTTATAGCTGGTGACATTGAACAACATGATGATTGTGATTGTTAACTATTGTAGTTGTACGAAAAGGATTTGTGTGCTTATATTTTGCAAATTTTGATATGAttccttgacttcctcaagataaaTACCATGCCTGGGTGAACGCAGAGTTCCTCTTGGAGAAATGCCTCGTGGGATACCTTGATCCCAATGAGTAGATCATGCTCTAGCTGGTTCTGAAGAATGTAAACAGCGCGTTGATGAAGTATAGTGCAGATAGGTTGATCAACATTTTCTGCGGAAAATAGACGAATAAATAAATTTGATGACGACGGTCCTTGAAGAACAAATTGTCATCACTGGTTGCTGCATAAAAAAGTACTACATGTTGGGTATCTGTGTTGTTGGGCGGGCTTATTTCAGAGAGAGGCAAAATATGGAGCTTCTGTTTCTATTTtttgaaggagaaaggcaaagaaAGAGGAAACTGTGGTAGCATTCCAGCAGAAACAAATACTAACATACAACATGATCgcaagaaaaataatagaacACATACGGAGCTAACTAGCATTCCACATGAttcgtttgttcttgtatttcatTTTACAAACATCTAATGCTACATCCAAATTAACCCTTGGCAGTGTGCAACTTAATTGCCCAGAGGGCTGTGGGAAATGCATTGGAGCACCCAGGTGCCACACCCCTATATGAAAATAACATTacaaaaatatcaaaaaaaattaaaatattcTGAAATCTTGGGATATCAAACCTTGGTGTTCATTGTACACCATGTTCATTTTCATGGGGAATGGGTGCCCGTGGTAGCGTGGCGCAGGAATTATGGTAGGACATATGATACATTGAATATTTTTTCTATACATATGATTTGTCTTATTTACTAATATTACCATGGTCACCCAGATGTGCAGTGGGCAACCGGATTTCATGTCccaaaaattcagattttttcaagaatttctaGTATGCTTTTTAATGGTATATTTATATAGGTGTGTGTGACACCCGAGAGTCACAAATCCTCTTCGCTATGAAAAATGTATTGGAGCACCCCGGGTCCCACACACAAGGGGGCTGTTTGCTTTAATGCTAGGCATTATACTTTTCAGTCCGAGTTTACTAGGCCCTTTTGTATTctgggtcatttttttattatctgTTTGAAATATATATATGGTATGTGCTAGAAAAGTATGCTATTGATTTATATATTTGAAAAAGAGGTTTTCCATAGTACTCCTACAACTTCTGTGGCAGAGTTTATATTTTATTACTCCCTCTGATTCAGGGGCAAATTTGTCCGGGCACTCAGGGAACGTTCCCGGGCTCCACGCTGACATTTTTGAGAACTATGGCGAGCTTCCGTAATCCTCAAAATCGCTGAAAAGTACAAATACAcgctgaaaaattggaaagatgcTCTAACTGGCCCAGCCTGGGTGTTttcgtctcatcaaacttcactccTTACATGGGCCAAATCCGGCCCAGttgtttttctaaaaaaaataatatttttttctgtttcatttttccttttctgcttatttcctttattttttatcttttttggttcCTTCCCTTTCTTTTCTCctttccttttttatttaaagcaaaaacatttttcgagtttgaagaacattttttgtaaatcagaacattttttgaacttaagagaaaaaggaaataaataaaaaaggaaaaatgtttcttttttgtttgttacttttttccttttctgtttatttcttttttttgttcgTTTTTTCTTTCCTGCTTAGCAATATAGTAAAGGCATTTGCAAGcataaacgttagtttaaagacaatcctatggctcctgtcggttgccgtagcatcgacgtgcaagtcgatatttaactattacaacatgatcatctcatacatccaatatatcatatcatgtctttggccatatcatatcacatgcataccctgtaaaaacaagttagacgtcctctaatttattgttgcatgttttaagtggcttctatgggtatctagtatgatcgcatcttacttacgcaaagccacaacggtgatatgcaatttgctatttaaccttctccaagaaccgcctcggtcaaatccgattcaattaaagttgaagaaacagacacccgccagtcatctttgcgcaacaagttgcatgttagtcgatgaaaccgtctctcgtaagcgtacgagtaaggttggtccgagccgcttcaatccaacaataccaccgaatcgagaaaagactaaggagggcagcaaatcgaacatcaacccccacaaactcttttgtgttctactcgagatatcatctacgcatgaacctatctcatgatgccactgtcggggaacgtagcatgggtaacaaaaaatttcctacgcacacgcgatacctatccatggtgatgatcatctacgagaggggagagtgagtctacatacccttgtagatcgctaagcggaagcgtatataacgcggttgatgtagtggaacatcttcgcgattcaaatcgcagcccgtcccgcgatctcatcacgatccgtctcgcgatcccatcacgatccatcctgatctagtgccaaacggacgacacctccgcgttcagcacacgtacagcttgatgacgacccccgccttctcgatccagcaagagagacggggaagtagatgagttctccggcagcgtgaaggtgcgccggtgatggtagtaatctattcctgcagggcttcgcctaagcaccgaagaaatctgatctagaggaagaaccacaaactagaggagagggtagcacgtggctgaaattgtgtgtcccaaaaaccctaaatacctctagtatatataggagggagggaggggaggaggcagcctcaaaccctcaaggtttgaccgaaattggaggtggaggagtcctactccaatcctactaggagtaggattcctcctttccacttggaaaccctttccaccttttccaccttgtggttttttgcctctcaaacctcatgggccttagtgggagcttatgttagcccact
This genomic stretch from Hordeum vulgare subsp. vulgare chromosome 6H, MorexV3_pseudomolecules_assembly, whole genome shotgun sequence harbors:
- the LOC123403227 gene encoding cytochrome b5 domain-containing protein RLF codes for the protein MADGDSSDFTFCKVDYAENDGHLDSPNSIPVASMTLEDVDSNGETKNVPDDKQTANPVTVQKSSSISSRANSVLLQEIKIEEPVVPSSSGESVQPNVSGQPKPSKKSAVRAKVPFEKGFSPMDWLKLTRTHPDLAGLKGQSNRRLISLEEVKQHKTGDCIWTVLKGRVYNIGPYMKFHPGGVDMLRKGAGKDCTALFNKYHAWVNAEFLLEKCLVGYLDPNE